One Pocillopora verrucosa isolate sample1 chromosome 10, ASM3666991v2, whole genome shotgun sequence genomic window carries:
- the LOC136284053 gene encoding octapeptide-repeat protein T2-like, giving the protein MALHRTIPANINIAGEPIKIWYPNQPKACRNCGATDHMAKDCSAVRCFNCECPGHRAQECKDSPRCSVCLADNHSMPQCPFLLFSANVDSEPTPPKTEKEKEQERAQRAKEREERQKKLQQQREHQRQQEEQQKLLEKQEQQEQQKQQDQEKQREQQRGEGGGGRPGGRGGGRGGDDREERGDDRRDGRRERDRSDRDYYRGHDGRDRSSRRGYSGSETDDDGWERVKPRRRRYRY; this is encoded by the coding sequence ATGGCGCTACATCGAACTATCCCTGCCAACATCAACATAGCTGGTGAACCTATCAAAATATGGTACCCAAATCAGCCAAAAGCTTGCCGGAATTGTGGAGCTACTGACCACATGGCCAAAGACTGCTCCGCAGTCCgttgttttaattgtgaatGCCCTGGGCATCGAGCTCAAGAATGTAAAGACTCGCCAAGATGTTCCGTTTGTTTGGCGGACAACCATTCCATGCCTCAATGTCCCTTCCTGCTCTTCAGCGCGAACGTCGATAGTGAGCCAACGCCAcctaaaactgaaaaggaaaaggaacaagagCGAGCCCAGCGCGccaaggaaagagaagaaaggcagaaaaaactacaacaacagagAGAACATCAGcgacaacaagaagaacaacagaaattacTAGAAAAGCAGGAAcagcaagaacaacagaaacaacaagatcaagagaaacaaCGAGAACAACAGCGCGGCGAGGGTGGAGGGGGGCGACCGGGAGGGCGGGGAGGCGGGCGAGGGGGGGACGATCGGGAGGAGCGGGGAGATGACCGGAGAGACGGcagaagagagagagatagaagcGATCGAGATTATTATCGCGGCCACGATGGCCGCGATAGATCTTCCCGCCGTGGCTACTCTGGCTCCGAAACTGATGATGATGGATGGGAGAGAGTTAAACCTAGGAGAAGGCGGTACAGatattga